A region from the Thermostichus vulcanus str. 'Rupite' genome encodes:
- a CDS encoding gamma carbonic anhydrase family protein: MEEAQDTWPIWLDQEPTGMDKVAFIAANATLIGTVELSESVSIWYGAILRGDISPITIGRCTNIQDGAIVHGDPDQPTIIGEEVTIGHRAVIHSARIQGGCLIGIGATILNGVTIGAGSIIGAGAVVTKSVPPRSLAVGTPAKAIRTLTDEEVEKLRVHAQHYVELAHQHASRFGRFGRPDPPRKARSK; the protein is encoded by the coding sequence ATGGAAGAAGCACAGGATACTTGGCCCATTTGGTTGGATCAAGAACCGACGGGAATGGATAAGGTAGCCTTTATCGCCGCCAATGCCACCTTGATCGGAACTGTGGAACTCTCGGAATCCGTGAGCATCTGGTATGGGGCCATCCTGCGGGGAGATATTTCTCCGATTACTATTGGCCGCTGCACCAACATTCAGGACGGGGCAATCGTGCATGGGGATCCCGATCAACCGACGATTATTGGCGAAGAGGTGACCATCGGCCATCGGGCGGTTATCCACAGTGCCCGCATTCAGGGGGGGTGTCTGATCGGGATTGGGGCCACCATCCTGAACGGAGTCACCATTGGAGCCGGCAGCATTATTGGGGCTGGAGCTGTGGTCACCAAGTCTGTGCCGCCCCGCTCTTTGGCTGTGGGGACTCCGGCAAAAGCCATCCGCACCCTTACGGACGAGGAAGTGGAAAAGTTGCGCGTCCATGCCCAGCACTACGTGGAGCTGGCCCATCAACACGCCAGCCGCTTCGGTCGGTTTGGCCGCCCAGATCCTCCAAGAAAAGCTCGCTCCAAGTAA
- a CDS encoding Vat family streptogramin A O-acetyltransferase, whose translation MNGPDPQNPHPMVGFPQICFIKNTVSNPKILIGDYTYYDDPDDSENFQRNVLYHYPFVGDRLIIGKFCAIARGVKFIMNGANHAIAGFSSFPFFIFGQGWEGSEPAPESFPDKGDTVIGNDVWIGYEATLLPGVKVGDGAIIGAKAVVSRDVPPYAIVGGNPARILRYRFSEEVIQELLQIAWWNWDIEKISRNLDKISGADILALRTCR comes from the coding sequence ATGAATGGCCCTGATCCTCAAAATCCTCATCCGATGGTGGGTTTCCCACAAATTTGTTTTATCAAGAACACTGTCTCCAATCCCAAGATTTTGATCGGAGATTACACCTACTACGATGATCCAGACGATTCGGAGAATTTTCAACGCAATGTTTTGTACCACTACCCTTTTGTGGGGGATCGTCTGATCATCGGTAAGTTTTGCGCCATTGCCCGTGGCGTTAAATTCATCATGAATGGCGCCAATCACGCCATCGCCGGATTTTCCAGCTTTCCCTTTTTTATTTTTGGCCAAGGATGGGAGGGATCCGAACCTGCGCCCGAGTCTTTCCCTGACAAAGGCGATACGGTCATTGGTAACGATGTTTGGATTGGCTACGAAGCGACGCTACTTCCGGGCGTCAAAGTAGGGGATGGGGCGATCATTGGGGCAAAAGCAGTGGTGAGCCGGGATGTGCCCCCTTACGCGATTGTGGGTGGAAACCCAGCTCGGATTCTGCGATACCGCTTCTCCGAGGAGGTGATCCAGGAGCTGTTGCAGATTGCTTGGTGGAATTGGGATATCGAAAAGATCAGTCGGAATCTGGATAAGATCTCAGGAGCCGATATCCTCGCCCTCAGAACTTGCCGTTGA
- a CDS encoding alpha-E domain-containing protein, with protein MLSRVADSIYWLNRYVERAENIARFVDVNLNLILDSPSGTAQQWDPIIYTTGDHELFYQRYGEATQDTVVQFLAFDRDYPNSILSCLQWARENARSVREVISSEMWERVNRFYLMVKEAAQQGRNLSQWHDFFTEVKLASHLFAGVMDATMTHGEGWHFGQIGRLLERADKTARILDVKYFILLPSVQYVGTALDELQWIALLKSASAYEMYRKYSRQHRINPREVASFLILDRQFPRSIQFCLIQADRSLHQITGTPAGTWRDPGERALGRLRSELDYLTIDEIIEQGLHEFLDNLQFQMNRVGERIYETFFAIQPLQPVDPSLSSQRQTQRI; from the coding sequence ATGTTGAGTCGGGTGGCAGATTCGATTTACTGGCTAAACCGCTATGTGGAACGTGCGGAGAATATTGCCCGGTTTGTCGATGTCAACTTGAACCTAATCCTCGACTCTCCCAGTGGCACCGCTCAACAATGGGATCCGATTATTTACACTACGGGGGATCACGAACTGTTTTACCAGCGCTACGGTGAAGCCACTCAAGATACGGTCGTCCAATTTCTGGCTTTTGATAGGGATTATCCCAACTCGATCCTTTCCTGCCTGCAATGGGCGCGAGAAAATGCCCGTTCTGTACGAGAAGTGATTTCCTCGGAAATGTGGGAGCGGGTGAATCGATTTTATTTGATGGTGAAAGAGGCGGCCCAGCAGGGGCGAAACTTAAGCCAGTGGCATGATTTTTTTACGGAAGTGAAGCTGGCCAGTCACCTGTTTGCTGGGGTTATGGATGCCACCATGACCCATGGAGAAGGATGGCATTTTGGCCAGATTGGCCGCCTTTTGGAACGGGCTGATAAAACCGCACGGATCTTAGATGTAAAATACTTTATTCTATTGCCTTCCGTACAATACGTGGGCACAGCGCTGGATGAGTTGCAGTGGATTGCTTTGCTGAAATCTGCCAGTGCTTATGAAATGTACCGCAAATACAGTCGTCAACATCGCATTAACCCCCGGGAGGTGGCCTCTTTCCTGATTTTGGATCGGCAGTTTCCCCGTTCGATTCAGTTTTGTTTGATTCAGGCGGATCGATCTTTGCACCAGATTACGGGTACTCCAGCCGGCACCTGGCGGGATCCCGGTGAGCGGGCTTTGGGCCGTTTGCGCTCCGAATTAGACTACTTAACCATTGATGAAATCATAGAACAGGGTCTACACGAGTTTCTCGATAATTTACAATTTCAAATGAACCGGGTTGGGGAGCGTATTTACGAAACATTCTTTGCTATTCAACCTTTGCAACCTGTGGATCCCTCTTTGTCCTCCCAACGCCAAACACAACGAATATGA